From the genome of Candidatus Electrothrix communis, one region includes:
- a CDS encoding pyridoxamine 5'-phosphate oxidase family protein, translating to MLYLMEKGRIQSYDNAYTCIALFATESDWCKREERVSLGFCAVQQPLANENAGAERMRPFRFQSITQKRRRTTMHLNEYLENVAGKGVLATADAAGKVDAAIYAKPHVMEDGQVAFIMRDHLTHHNLQSNPYATYLLIEDAPHYKGVRLFLKKIKEETDSDLIAKLTRRHLSPEQDETKGPKFIVFFAVEKMLPLIGSGETEIQHVV from the coding sequence ATGCTGTATTTGATGGAAAAGGGGAGGATTCAATCATATGATAATGCTTACACATGTATTGCCTTGTTTGCAACAGAAAGTGATTGGTGCAAGAGGGAGGAACGAGTGTCCCTTGGTTTTTGCGCCGTTCAACAGCCCTTAGCGAATGAAAATGCTGGTGCTGAACGGATGAGGCCTTTTCGATTCCAATCGATAACCCAAAAAAGGAGACGAACGACTATGCATCTTAATGAATATTTAGAAAATGTTGCAGGCAAAGGGGTCTTGGCAACGGCGGATGCGGCAGGTAAAGTGGATGCCGCCATCTACGCCAAACCGCATGTCATGGAAGACGGTCAAGTGGCATTTATTATGCGTGACCATTTGACCCATCACAACCTGCAATCAAATCCTTATGCGACCTATCTCCTTATAGAAGATGCACCGCATTACAAAGGCGTTCGTCTTTTTTTGAAAAAAATTAAGGAAGAGACTGACTCGGATTTGATCGCCAAGTTAACGAGGCGTCATTTATCCCCAGAGCAGGACGAGACCAAGGGGCCAAAATTTATTGTCTTTTTTGCTGTGGAGAAAATGCTCCCTTTGATTGGCAGCGGGGAAACAGAAATACAGCACGTCGTATGA
- a CDS encoding CYTH domain-containing protein, with protein MAKEIERKFIIDISQLGELQSGVEIKQGYISTTDNSTVRIRLSGEKAFLTLKGENTGATRSEFEYEIPVQDANEMLAELCSGPIIDKTRYLVEHCGHTWEVDIFRGDNEGLIVAEVEMQNENERVDIPTWVMNEVTGQVKYYNSNLLNNPFKNWK; from the coding sequence ATGGCAAAAGAGATAGAGCGTAAATTTATAATTGACATTTCTCAACTCGGAGAGTTGCAATCTGGAGTAGAAATAAAACAAGGGTATATTTCTACAACTGATAATTCCACGGTGAGAATACGCTTATCAGGTGAAAAGGCGTTCCTTACCTTGAAAGGTGAAAATACCGGTGCAACCAGATCTGAATTTGAGTATGAAATTCCCGTCCAAGATGCAAACGAAATGTTAGCGGAACTTTGTAGCGGCCCTATAATTGACAAGACAAGATACTTGGTTGAGCATTGCGGTCATACTTGGGAAGTTGATATCTTTCGTGGAGATAATGAGGGGCTCATTGTCGCAGAAGTTGAGATGCAAAATGAGAATGAACGCGTAGATATCCCGACCTGGGTAATGAATGAAGTTACCGGCCAAGTTAAATATTACAACTCCAATCTTCTGAACAACCCTTTCAAGAATTGGAAATAA
- a CDS encoding transposase, whose translation MPRTARIILANTPHHIVQRGRSRQSVFFADDDYSYYLKNLLYFKQKFSCKVYAYCLMTNHVHLIIDPGDTPESLSKLMKRVAGRQTRYVNRQEKRSGSIWEGRYRSSIISTKDYLLACCRYIELNPLRAGMIADPVLYKWSSFACKTTDRQDPIIDYPPSYLSLEDNKKKRQKTYAKYAIGTVPEHETNLIREALQRGQLTGSDWFREEISRMTGVQFSNRGPGRPKK comes from the coding sequence ATGCCTAGAACAGCACGAATAATTCTCGCCAACACCCCTCATCATATTGTCCAGCGCGGGCGTAGTCGCCAAAGTGTCTTTTTTGCTGACGATGACTACAGCTACTACCTGAAGAATCTCCTTTATTTCAAGCAGAAATTCAGCTGCAAAGTCTACGCTTACTGCCTGATGACAAATCATGTCCATCTCATCATCGACCCCGGCGATACACCTGAATCACTTTCAAAACTTATGAAACGAGTTGCCGGACGTCAGACACGATATGTCAATAGACAGGAAAAGCGTTCCGGCAGTATATGGGAAGGTCGTTATAGATCCAGCATAATCTCAACGAAAGATTACCTACTCGCCTGCTGCCGTTACATTGAGCTTAACCCGCTACGGGCCGGTATGATCGCAGACCCCGTGCTGTACAAATGGTCAAGTTTCGCCTGCAAAACAACAGACAGGCAGGACCCGATTATCGATTATCCTCCTTCATATCTGTCGCTAGAGGATAATAAAAAGAAACGACAAAAAACGTATGCCAAGTATGCCATTGGCACCGTTCCAGAACATGAAACCAATTTAATAAGAGAAGCCCTGCAGCGCGGACAGCTGACCGGAAGTGACTGGTTCCGTGAAGAGATTTCCCGCATGACAGGCGTCCAGTTTTCCAACAGAGGACCGGGCCGCCCTAAAAAATGA